A single genomic interval of Longimicrobiales bacterium harbors:
- the mnmE gene encoding tRNA uridine-5-carboxymethylaminomethyl(34) synthesis GTPase MnmE, giving the protein MEVDTIVSLSTPPGIGAVALVRLSGPGSTMVLRQLLAHGASAPLVRVPTLCELVDLTTGETLDCALVTYFKGPASYTGEDLIEISTHGGFLIPGLVVEASVQAGARPAEPGEFTKRAYLHGKLDLVQAEAIADLIGARSRAFHRVALGQLERGLSTRVSELRGRMVHIEALLAHHVDFPEEDDAPVPIERVVGESRELVAAMDALLATAPEGELLREGALAVFAGRPNGGKSSLYNALIGEERAIVTDEPGTTRDALESVVQMGGFPFRLVDTAGLREPSGTIEKLGIEVAHRYIDRADILLFCLAHGDELSAEETSFLTGSVRCPLVVVHTKADLRTAPPEGMVAKGHIEGEYAAHQVDVSAVDGTGLEELRECMAHLVYSEVVSAGVDAPVVTRARQARALRRAREEVEAFRVGLVEGLPAEVAATHLRTAETSLEELLGIVSVDDVLDVVFREFCVGK; this is encoded by the coding sequence ATGGAAGTCGACACGATTGTCTCGCTGTCGACCCCTCCCGGCATAGGTGCGGTCGCCTTGGTGCGACTGTCGGGCCCGGGGAGCACAATGGTGTTGCGCCAGTTGCTCGCCCATGGAGCGTCCGCGCCGCTGGTTCGAGTGCCTACGCTCTGCGAATTGGTAGATCTGACTACTGGTGAGACGCTCGATTGCGCCTTGGTCACCTACTTCAAGGGTCCTGCCAGCTACACCGGTGAGGACCTGATCGAAATCTCGACGCATGGCGGATTCTTGATCCCGGGGCTGGTGGTGGAGGCGTCGGTGCAAGCTGGAGCGCGTCCCGCGGAACCGGGTGAATTTACCAAACGAGCATACCTGCACGGGAAGCTGGATCTAGTCCAGGCCGAAGCCATCGCGGACCTCATCGGGGCACGAAGCCGAGCATTTCACCGAGTGGCTTTAGGCCAGCTTGAGAGAGGGCTTTCCACTCGGGTGTCCGAGCTCCGTGGTCGGATGGTGCACATAGAGGCCTTGCTAGCACACCATGTCGATTTTCCGGAAGAAGACGACGCACCTGTTCCGATAGAGAGGGTCGTGGGTGAGTCGAGGGAGCTTGTCGCGGCGATGGATGCGCTCCTTGCTACAGCGCCCGAGGGAGAACTGCTCCGTGAGGGGGCTTTGGCGGTGTTTGCTGGCCGCCCGAATGGTGGAAAGTCGTCGCTTTACAACGCCCTGATCGGTGAGGAGCGAGCGATCGTGACGGACGAGCCGGGCACGACGCGTGATGCCCTGGAGTCCGTGGTCCAGATGGGAGGCTTCCCGTTTCGACTGGTAGACACGGCCGGGCTGAGAGAGCCGTCGGGAACGATTGAGAAGTTGGGAATCGAGGTCGCACACCGATATATCGATCGGGCTGACATTCTACTGTTTTGTCTAGCTCACGGTGATGAACTCTCGGCTGAGGAGACGTCGTTCCTGACAGGCTCGGTCCGTTGTCCCCTGGTTGTCGTCCACACCAAGGCCGATCTGAGGACGGCACCCCCCGAGGGAATGGTCGCCAAGGGCCACATAGAAGGCGAGTATGCTGCGCACCAGGTGGACGTGTCTGCCGTCGATGGTACCGGGCTCGAAGAGTTGAGGGAGTGCATGGCTCACCTCGTGTATTCCGAAGTGGTGTCAGCGGGGGTAGACGCGCCCGTTGTGACGAGAGCCAGGCAGGCTCGGGCGCTCCGCAGGGCACGTGAGGAGGTGGAGGCGTTCCGAGTTGGGCTCGTTGAGGGACTCCCGGCGGAGGTGGCTGCGACTCACCTTCGGACGGCGGAAACATCTCTTGAGGAGCTGCTTGGGATCGTCTCTGTGGATGATGTTCTCGATGTCGTATTCCGGGAGTTTTGCGTTGGAAAGTGA
- the yidC gene encoding membrane protein insertase YidC, with amino-acid sequence MKTEARFLLAVLMMLGILVGTNRMFPPVVPEGTELLGDSVPVASAVADLPGLPTTTLPQTQDEPLVADEVSGSPPVVEVRVEGPRYRHTFSSQGARLVSSQLLEFEALNRDGPVELIPDGSGGYLGQKLVVGSDTIDLTNVPFRVEPSAGLRLNQGGSPKTLRFIYEHPTSEFRFEVGYTFNPDEYTIGVAGSVAGVDRALLLTDLGAGLAYAEADSALEARSMAYVYNHQADGVRSTLLTKADPEVVNGPLLWSAFRNKFFVMAMLAAESEAEVTPENLLGGILVGESPLEDRVRVLAAQSVASGDYGFRVFMGPQEYALLSTVGQGMEEVNPYGWKVFRPVLRPIVRQILKMFVFLHTSLDLGYGWVLVVFGVAMRIVLFPLNHKAMKAQLRNMAVQPLVKDVQDKHKENPEKLQKEMMKLYKEHGFNPLAGCLPMLLPWPVLIALFFVFQNTIELRGVPFLWLPDLSAKDPFYILPVVLAISMFLMQWVSLRSLEQENKQMKMMMYIMPPMMLFIFMNLASGLNLYYVTANIATLPQQIWIARERKKMQGQPPLTLSRE; translated from the coding sequence GGCCTCTGCGGTGGCCGATCTGCCGGGACTGCCCACGACGACGCTTCCACAGACTCAGGATGAGCCCTTGGTGGCTGACGAGGTCTCGGGGTCGCCACCCGTGGTGGAGGTACGCGTCGAGGGGCCGCGGTACCGTCATACGTTTTCTTCACAGGGCGCCCGGCTCGTTTCCAGTCAACTTCTGGAGTTTGAGGCGCTGAACCGGGATGGTCCGGTAGAATTGATCCCGGACGGTTCCGGTGGCTACTTGGGTCAGAAGTTGGTGGTTGGCTCAGACACCATTGACCTTACGAACGTGCCCTTCCGAGTTGAGCCGAGTGCGGGACTTCGACTCAACCAGGGCGGCAGTCCGAAGACCCTACGGTTTATCTATGAGCATCCGACCAGCGAATTCCGATTCGAGGTTGGGTACACCTTCAATCCGGACGAGTACACGATTGGAGTGGCTGGGAGCGTAGCTGGGGTTGATCGTGCCCTGCTCCTAACGGACTTGGGAGCGGGCCTCGCATATGCGGAGGCAGATTCGGCGCTCGAGGCGCGGTCGATGGCGTACGTCTACAATCACCAGGCGGATGGTGTGCGGTCGACGTTGCTGACCAAGGCAGACCCGGAAGTCGTCAACGGTCCGCTGCTGTGGTCGGCGTTCCGAAACAAGTTCTTCGTGATGGCCATGCTGGCCGCCGAGAGCGAGGCGGAAGTGACTCCGGAGAATCTGCTCGGCGGGATCCTCGTGGGCGAAAGCCCGCTCGAGGACAGGGTTCGGGTGTTAGCCGCTCAGTCGGTTGCCAGTGGAGATTACGGGTTCCGTGTTTTCATGGGCCCTCAGGAATACGCGCTCCTCTCCACCGTAGGCCAGGGCATGGAGGAAGTGAACCCCTACGGTTGGAAAGTATTCCGCCCGGTCCTACGGCCGATCGTGCGGCAGATTCTCAAGATGTTTGTCTTCCTCCACACGAGTCTGGATCTGGGATACGGCTGGGTTCTGGTTGTGTTTGGTGTGGCGATGCGAATTGTCTTGTTCCCGCTGAATCATAAGGCGATGAAGGCGCAGCTACGGAACATGGCCGTGCAACCGCTGGTGAAGGACGTGCAGGACAAGCATAAGGAAAATCCGGAGAAGCTTCAGAAGGAAATGATGAAGCTCTATAAGGAGCATGGCTTCAATCCGCTCGCGGGTTGCTTGCCCATGCTCCTGCCGTGGCCAGTGCTCATCGCACTGTTCTTTGTGTTTCAGAACACAATCGAGCTGCGTGGGGTCCCGTTTCTTTGGCTGCCCGATCTGTCTGCGAAGGATCCGTTCTACATCCTGCCCGTGGTTCTTGCGATCTCGATGTTCCTCATGCAATGGGTGAGCCTGAGGTCGCTGGAGCAGGAGAATAAACAGATGAAGATGATGATGTACATCATGCCGCCGATGATGTTGTTCATCTTCATGAACCTCGCGAGTGGCTTGAACCTGTACTATGTGACCGCCAATATCGCGACGCTTCCTCAGCAAATCTGGATCGCAAGAGAGCGGAAGAAGATGCAGGGGCAGCCGCCTCTCACCTTGTCCCGCGAATAA